From the Streptomyces sp. NBC_01216 genome, the window GCGGCTGAAGGGTGCGAACAGCCTGGCGCTGATCGACAACCTGGCGGACGTGCGCGAGCAGCTGGCGCGGCTGATGCCGGCCGGCTTCGTCACGCGGACGGGCCTGCGGCGGCTGCCGGACCTGATGCGCTATCTGGTGGCGGTGGACCGGCGGCTCCAGCAGATGCCGACGGGCGTCCAGCGGGACACCACGCGCATGCGGAAGGTCCACGAGATGCAGGACGAGTACGCCTGGCTGCTCGAACAGCTCCCGCAGGGCCGCCCCGTGCCGAAGGAGGTCACCGACATCCGCTGGATGATCGAGGAGCTCCGGGTCAGCTACTTCGCGCACGCCCTGGGCACGGCGTACCCGGTGTCGGACAAGCGGATCGTGAAGGCGATCGACGCGGCGGCACCCTGACGGGGAGCTCGCCGTCGGTGAGTTCGACCGGACCCTCTGACCTGCTGTACAGTCTTCCTCGCAGCCGCTTTCCAGGAAGCAGCGGCATCTGGTCCTGTGGAGCAGTTGGTTAGCTCGCCACCCTGTCAAGGTGGAGGTCGCGGGTTCAAGTCCCGTCAGGATCGCCGTCATGAAAGGCCCGCACCGTTCGGTGCGGGCCTTTCGTTGTGTTCCCGCGTATTGACGGCGCGGCACGGAGGCGGGTACCCCAGACTCAGGGAGTCGGGGGCCCACACCGGAGGTGGTCGCGCATGGCCGCGGCGTCCGAAGCACGGCAGTCCAGGCACGAGACACGCGCGCTGCTGCGCGCCCATCTGGCGGCGGCGTCCCGCTACGGCCACATCACCCGGCAGTGCTCGGTCTGCCACCGCCTCCTGCGGCTCGCGATGGAGCTTCCCGACCCCGACGACACCGATCCGGCAGGGGACGAAGGTCCCACCGGCCCGTGACCAACGGCGGGTTGGACATCCTCCCGGAAGTGGGAGGCTGGTCACTGACAAGGCTTCACCCCTGTGACGGGTGTCACTGAAGGAGTTTCGGGAGCCCCCTCACTTACACCCTCCCTACACTCACCCGATTTAATATGTGCAATTGCACCACCCTTCACACCGAGCACGCGGACACCCCGGCGGACCCCCTCGCGGGCACCCGCCCAGGCTCGCCCGCGGACACACACCAGGCACCCCACGCGGGCACAAAAAAGATCGCGCTGGACCCGGCGGAGTCCAGCGCGATCGATGACCGGGAGCCTGTTGGGGCAGGCGCCGGCCGAAAGAGCAAAAAGATGGGCTCTCCAGGTTGGGGGACCCGGATACGCCCGGTCGAACGGGGTGTTGCGTGTTGCGTCAGGTACCTCAGGCCTCGCTGCGCTGCTGCGGAATGCCCGCCAGCAGTGCGCGGACCTCAGCCTCGCGGTACCGGCGGTGTCCACCCAGGGTGCGGATGGACGTGAGCTTGCCGGCCTTCGCCCAACGGGTCACCGTCTTCGGGTCCACGCGGAACATCGTGGCGACCTCGGCAGGGGTCAGCAGCGGCTCGGCATCAGGGGTGCGAGCGGTCATGAGCGGCCTCCTCGGGAGAACCGAACCTTCTCGGTTCTTTCCTCTAAATTCTGCACCTTGACCCGCGTTGCCCGAAATGGCAGAAGCGGGCCGAGTCGGTTATAGGACGAACGGCTTGTCCTCGGCACTACAACTACACCATCCGTCCAGCCACGTCGGCCAAACCGATGGAATTGCCCTCGCAGGTGTTCATCAGCGGCGGAAGTCGATGGACCATGCCATAACGGACAGTCACGCGCCTGTGACGATCAGTCACAGGGCGATCAGGAGTCATCAGACCCCCCATAGAGTGCAATGCTGAGCGTTCCGCCCACACTTGGACGGAAGGAACCCTCCCCGGACTCCTTGTCCTATTTTGGCACGAGGGTGGGCGATGGGCGCAAGGGCGCCGTAAGTGCGATCCGTCACGCTTGAGCCAAAGGCCCGGATCGGGACCTACGTCCTGCCACCCCCGCCCCAAGATCCCCGCGGCACCACACCGAGGTCCCGCGACGCTTAATGATCATTTACATCAGGCGGACGCGTCTTGTCGATGATCAATTCGCGAACTGCAGGTTCCGGATCGCCCGCCAGCGCTCCGCGAGACGCCCGTACGCCTCGCTCGCGCCCTCCCCGTCACCGTCCCGCAGCGCCGCGATCCCCTCGGCCACGTCGGCCGCCGAGCGGTCCTCCGTCAGCCTCTCCGGCGACAGCGCGTGCACCAGACCGCCGTAGTCCAGTTCCACCAGGGCGCGCGGATGGAACTCCTCCAGCCAACGCCCCACCTCGACCAGCCCCTCGGTCAGCGGCCCCTCGTCGAGCGACTCGCGCAGCGTCCGCAGCGCCCGCGCCAGCCGGCGCCGCGCCTGCACCATCGGTGTCCGGTAGCGGAAGACCGTCGCACGGGCGCCCGGCCCGTCCGTGCCCGGCACGTACTCCCGCTCCTCGTCCGCGAAGAGCGTGAACCAGCGCAC encodes:
- a CDS encoding DUF6274 family protein; the encoded protein is MAAASEARQSRHETRALLRAHLAAASRYGHITRQCSVCHRLLRLAMELPDPDDTDPAGDEGPTGP
- the bldC gene encoding developmental transcriptional regulator BldC yields the protein MTARTPDAEPLLTPAEVATMFRVDPKTVTRWAKAGKLTSIRTLGGHRRYREAEVRALLAGIPQQRSEA